In a genomic window of Acropora muricata isolate sample 2 chromosome 2, ASM3666990v1, whole genome shotgun sequence:
- the LOC136909091 gene encoding uncharacterized protein, with amino-acid sequence MRGYNIWTLRSQGRAIRRERAYRQVCGQRGRNLTVALAISATAGLVFHSAIIGGMNARKFADFLTQTRVHLDPDEQVVFIYDGAPAHNNPSNPGPNTELKKLPPYSPFLNIVEQAISSLKAAIKADISRPEMQREMNKRDEARRQGIPLGHYRTQLLMEALQRNIGTITVAKCTQWFRFVQTYLPRCINKEVIEG; translated from the coding sequence ATGCGTGGTTACAACATATGGACACTTAGAAGCCAGGGCAGAGCGATACGACGAGAAAGAGCATACAGGCAAGTCTGTGggcaaagaggaagaaatctGACTGTCGCACTCGCCATTTCTGCAACTGCTGGCCTTGTTTTTCACTCTGCGATAATAGGAGGGATGAATGCTCGAAAGTTCGCAGACTTCTTGACCCAAACAAGAGTTCATCTTGATCCGGATgaacaagttgttttcatctaCGACGGCGCACCAGCTCACAATAACCCAAGCAATCCTGGGCCCAACACCGAGCTTAAGAAGTTGCCCCCTTATAGTCCATTTTTAAATATCGTGGAGCAGGCCATAAGCTCATTAAAAGCTGCCATAAAAGCCGACATAAGCCGCCCCGAGAtgcagagagaaatgaacaaaAGAGATGAAGCAAGACGACAAGGTATTCCACTTGGCCATTACCGGACGCAGTTATTGATGGAAGCACTTCAACGTAACATTGGAACCATTACTGTAGCAAAATGTACGCAATGGTTTCGCTTTGTGCAAACATATTTGCCACGTTGTATCAATAAAGAAGTAATAGAAGGATGA